One genomic window of Thalassolituus hydrocarboniclasticus includes the following:
- a CDS encoding endonuclease/exonuclease/phosphatase family protein — translation MKAVALALLVLTPVLTTQVQASSSTPSMNSHYSTHPLQWYNEVSELEYFDTNFTTTWVTNPACDNSADFTAVTYNIFHNVGFVYDFGDEMEQSLGKVTECADVIMLQEAWDYDDMYEDGPVDDFAARGFEDTYGGGSNYCNGSDIEDDCPGLMIFSRHGYAKKLGYHKYNATSGIDGVKGKGVIGAIVEKNGQYIYVFNTHLVYGSAQHLGGNSSDDNARRGQMNEAINWIKGKIDANAAQFPPAAVIFGGDFNTDLQNPAAVQNITQGSLWDQMALVRNQNTEVRDGLQYTYWPKDACCEDTGPNGLATDDYAWFDYTLVFDAANWNIGAPATGCGVSRVNTSVWAPEWRGQDGQRYLAYYTHSDHYGSLTEIDFCQP, via the coding sequence ATGAAAGCCGTTGCTTTAGCGCTGCTTGTGCTGACCCCGGTTCTGACCACTCAGGTTCAGGCCAGCTCCTCCACTCCGAGCATGAACAGCCACTACTCTACCCATCCGCTGCAGTGGTACAACGAAGTTTCCGAGCTGGAATACTTCGATACCAACTTCACCACCACCTGGGTAACCAATCCGGCCTGTGATAACAGCGCCGACTTTACCGCCGTCACCTACAACATTTTCCATAATGTGGGCTTTGTTTACGACTTCGGTGATGAAATGGAACAGTCACTGGGCAAGGTCACTGAATGTGCCGACGTTATTATGCTGCAGGAAGCCTGGGACTACGACGATATGTACGAAGACGGCCCGGTGGATGATTTTGCCGCACGCGGTTTTGAAGACACCTACGGCGGTGGCAGCAACTATTGCAACGGCAGTGATATCGAAGACGACTGTCCGGGCCTGATGATTTTCTCGCGCCACGGTTATGCCAAAAAACTGGGCTACCACAAATACAACGCCACCAGCGGTATTGATGGCGTAAAAGGCAAAGGCGTGATCGGTGCCATTGTCGAAAAAAATGGCCAGTACATTTATGTATTCAACACCCATCTGGTATACGGCAGCGCGCAGCATCTGGGCGGCAACAGCAGCGACGACAACGCCCGCCGTGGCCAGATGAATGAAGCCATTAACTGGATCAAAGGTAAGATCGACGCCAACGCCGCACAATTCCCGCCAGCGGCCGTTATTTTCGGTGGCGACTTTAACACCGACCTGCAGAACCCCGCCGCGGTACAGAACATCACCCAAGGCAGCCTGTGGGATCAGATGGCATTAGTACGCAATCAGAACACCGAAGTACGCGATGGCCTGCAATATACCTACTGGCCAAAAGATGCCTGCTGTGAAGACACCGGTCCGAACGGTCTGGCAACCGACGATTACGCCTGGTTCGATTACACCCTGGTATTTGATGCAGCCAACTGGAACATCGGCGCTCCGGCTACCGGCTGCGGCGTCAGCCGTGTCAATACCAGCGTTTGGGCACCGGAATGGCGCGGTCAGGATGGCCAGCGTTATCTCGCCTACTACACCCACAGCGATCATTACGGCAGTCTGACCGAAATCGATTTCTGCCAGCCGTAA
- a CDS encoding AraC family transcriptional regulator yields the protein MQNLTFSSHYARAALYGLEQKKGDCSALLQAKNIDPNLIREPLARIPTDQFVRLFRLIWKALDDEFMGRTITPCKVGHFHLMGSLAVHANNLEEVLRESIRCYRLFSDEIEISLNLDGDDAELSLTHHNPQLDPDAFLVEWLLLVWHRLTGWLIDRKIVLSQATFKHALPPHFDEYRFVFPTRCYFGRERNSLFFSKNLLSMPVVRTPAELDEFINNSPRDLIVWTDEDDSITTQVRRLLEAGDTSSLPNLDWVAEQLHMTSYTLCRKLKAEGSAYQKIKDNLRRDQAVVMLTRQNLSIAEISSQLGFAEPGAFSRAFKGWTGVSPLAYRQQDQ from the coding sequence ATGCAAAACCTGACCTTTTCTTCGCATTATGCCCGCGCCGCCCTCTACGGGCTGGAACAGAAAAAAGGCGATTGCTCGGCCCTGCTGCAGGCAAAAAATATCGACCCCAACCTGATCCGCGAGCCACTGGCGCGCATTCCCACCGATCAGTTTGTGCGCCTGTTCCGCCTGATCTGGAAAGCGCTGGATGACGAATTTATGGGACGTACCATCACGCCCTGTAAAGTCGGACATTTTCATCTTATGGGCTCACTGGCGGTACACGCCAATAATCTTGAAGAAGTACTGCGCGAAAGCATCCGCTGTTACCGTTTATTTTCCGACGAAATAGAAATAAGCCTGAACCTTGATGGCGACGATGCCGAACTGAGCCTGACCCATCATAATCCGCAGCTCGACCCCGATGCTTTTTTGGTCGAATGGTTACTACTGGTCTGGCACCGCCTGACCGGCTGGCTGATTGACCGTAAAATTGTGCTCAGCCAGGCCACCTTTAAACATGCCCTGCCGCCGCATTTTGATGAATACCGTTTTGTGTTTCCCACCCGCTGTTATTTTGGCCGCGAGCGCAACAGCCTGTTTTTCAGTAAAAACCTGCTGTCTATGCCGGTGGTGCGCACACCCGCCGAGCTGGATGAATTTATTAATAATTCACCACGTGACCTGATTGTCTGGACCGATGAAGACGACAGCATCACTACCCAGGTGCGCCGCCTGCTTGAAGCCGGCGATACCAGCAGCCTGCCGAACCTCGACTGGGTGGCCGAGCAACTGCATATGACCTCCTACACCCTGTGCCGCAAATTAAAAGCCGAGGGCAGCGCCTATCAGAAAATTAAAGATAACCTGCGCCGTGATCAGGCCGTGGTGATGCTGACCCGGCAAAACCTCAGTATTGCTGAAATATCCAGCCAGCTGGGTTTTGCCGAACCGGGAGCGTTTTCACGCGCGTTTAAAGGCTGGACCGGGGTGAGCCCGCTGGCGTACCGGCAACAGGATCAATAA
- a CDS encoding DNA recombination protein RmuC, protein MFEFSLIQLALSALALSSAAAAVSWFYQRAQIQKIQQQLEQEQLQWQQSEQQWLQQEQQYQQQNSQLKQSLDAQQQKLEQVQQELQQQSVAQARWQERSENLQQQAQQLEQQRQEQNLQQQQLQQQLNQLQQQLATEQEARTQQQRSAEEKLALLEQNKEQLLKEFEHLSNKIFEQKQQQFGEQSQKGLNSLLMPFKDQLEGLRKKVDDVYVNDVKDRTELKTQIENLHKLNQQITAEAHALTTALRGEKKMQGNWGEMVLETVLDRSGLRKGEEYLREQSHQNDEGKTYRPDVIINLPEKKHIIVDSKVSLNAYTDYVNAESDIERDAAARRHVDAIRNHIRSLSDKAYQQLSGLNSPDFVFLFMPIEPAFMLAFQQDEALFNEAFERRIVVVTPTTLLATLRTVASIWAIERRSKSTEKLADQAAKVYEKLVIVVEKFEKVGSQLNTVQKSYDDAWNSMKSGRGNLISLSEKFLQLGVRAKKELSRDLAEEALEQDGQLLLDEVSESD, encoded by the coding sequence ATGTTTGAGTTTTCGTTAATCCAGCTGGCTTTATCGGCGCTGGCGTTATCATCGGCTGCTGCCGCTGTGTCCTGGTTTTATCAGCGGGCACAGATACAGAAAATCCAGCAGCAACTGGAGCAGGAACAACTGCAGTGGCAGCAAAGCGAGCAGCAGTGGTTGCAGCAAGAACAGCAATACCAGCAGCAGAACAGCCAGCTGAAGCAGAGTCTGGATGCGCAGCAACAGAAGCTGGAACAGGTACAGCAGGAGCTGCAGCAGCAGAGTGTTGCCCAGGCGCGCTGGCAGGAGCGCAGCGAAAACCTGCAGCAGCAGGCGCAACAGCTGGAACAGCAACGTCAGGAGCAAAACCTGCAACAACAGCAATTGCAGCAGCAGTTAAACCAGCTGCAACAGCAACTGGCGACCGAGCAGGAAGCGCGGACACAGCAACAACGCAGCGCGGAAGAAAAATTAGCCTTGCTGGAACAGAACAAAGAGCAGCTGCTGAAAGAGTTTGAACACCTGTCGAATAAAATTTTCGAGCAGAAGCAGCAACAGTTCGGCGAGCAGAGTCAGAAAGGTCTGAACTCATTATTAATGCCGTTTAAAGATCAGCTGGAAGGGCTGCGTAAAAAAGTCGACGACGTCTATGTCAACGACGTTAAAGACCGCACCGAGCTGAAAACCCAGATCGAAAATCTGCATAAACTGAACCAGCAGATTACCGCCGAAGCCCATGCATTAACCACCGCATTGCGCGGCGAGAAAAAAATGCAGGGCAACTGGGGCGAAATGGTACTGGAAACCGTACTCGACCGTTCCGGCCTGCGTAAGGGCGAAGAATACCTGCGCGAGCAGAGCCATCAGAATGATGAGGGCAAAACCTATCGTCCGGATGTGATTATTAATTTACCGGAAAAGAAACACATCATTGTCGACTCCAAAGTCTCGCTCAATGCCTATACCGATTATGTTAATGCCGAAAGCGATATTGAGCGCGATGCTGCCGCTCGCCGCCATGTGGATGCTATCCGTAACCATATCCGCAGTTTAAGTGACAAAGCTTATCAGCAGTTGTCGGGGCTTAATTCGCCGGACTTTGTTTTTCTGTTTATGCCGATTGAACCGGCCTTTATGCTGGCCTTTCAGCAGGACGAAGCCTTATTTAACGAAGCCTTTGAACGCCGTATTGTGGTGGTAACCCCCACCACACTGCTGGCGACCTTGCGCACGGTGGCCAGTATCTGGGCCATTGAACGGCGCAGTAAGAGCACCGAAAAACTCGCTGACCAGGCGGCTAAGGTGTATGAGAAACTGGTGATCGTGGTGGAGAAATTTGAAAAAGTCGGTAGCCAGCTGAATACCGTGCAGAAGAGCTACGACGATGCCTGGAACTCGATGAAAAGCGGCCGAGGCAACCTGATTAGCCTGAGTGAGAAGTTTTTACAGCTGGGCGTACGGGCGAAAAAAGAACTGTCGCGTGATCTGGCCGAAGAAGCGCTGGAACAGGATGGCCAGTTATTGCTGGATGAAGTCTCTGAGTCTGATTGA
- a CDS encoding glycoside hydrolase family 75 protein, with the protein MLPLWVSQAMAESGCVFTVWDQFQETALLHHGEQSAYLFTGNEIRVDADGAPNAYHPDDVSLQCTQGEGFKGLDCPANGGYPKHSWWRSAIVADPDNPAQAYVQPEGTFKGFLVSRTSLQDEQKVMTDPQRYVDSRSVPYLVFPGDFYKKKGTGTLGDFGYALNLSNGKSSPFIIADIGPARATLGEMSIALASALGGDNPNPRTGAGTPSGTVVYIIFPRSKKTPDWPLSLQTMNDTVNILLNSAGGEVMLKTCAGSLQ; encoded by the coding sequence ATGCTTCCGCTTTGGGTATCGCAGGCTATGGCCGAATCCGGCTGCGTTTTCACGGTCTGGGATCAGTTTCAGGAGACGGCATTGTTGCATCATGGTGAGCAGAGTGCTTATCTGTTTACCGGTAATGAGATCAGGGTTGATGCTGATGGTGCGCCCAATGCCTATCACCCGGATGATGTCAGCCTGCAGTGTACGCAGGGCGAAGGCTTTAAAGGACTTGATTGTCCGGCTAATGGGGGTTATCCAAAACACAGCTGGTGGCGTTCGGCCATTGTCGCTGACCCGGATAATCCGGCGCAGGCTTATGTGCAGCCAGAAGGCACTTTTAAAGGCTTTTTAGTTTCGCGTACATCCCTGCAGGATGAACAGAAAGTGATGACCGATCCGCAGCGTTATGTCGATTCCCGATCGGTTCCGTATCTGGTTTTTCCTGGTGATTTTTATAAAAAGAAAGGCACCGGAACATTAGGCGATTTTGGGTATGCGCTGAATCTGAGTAATGGGAAGTCGTCGCCTTTTATTATTGCGGATATCGGCCCGGCCAGAGCTACGCTGGGGGAAATGTCGATTGCGCTCGCCAGTGCTCTGGGCGGCGATAATCCGAATCCAAGAACCGGTGCCGGTACGCCTTCCGGCACCGTGGTTTATATTATTTTCCCGCGCAGTAAAAAAACACCCGACTGGCCTTTGAGTCTGCAGACTATGAACGATACTGTTAATATTCTACTGAACAGTGCCGGCGGCGAAGTGATGTTAAAAACCTGCGCTGGAAGCCTGCAATAA
- a CDS encoding DUF4868 domain-containing protein produces MSLNLFALTSNPSKRIVKFELSSEVQTELTTYLTSQETTFDQAEEEIEFDGKYKPDNGEILFINDYDDIDNLSSAVENPLSAEVVDPTEEFFTEIKALFTGYTTDTGNVKILLQNFDRRRIISTNGLSIFHSSNVYKKIEGIGLTIDHKLTATLENGKLRFFNFHNTRQMFDLSEYYKVATDDDVIEFSNLDIIKSENTEKLIEMSDSWVRRKISLIHQSGILQNVPINEMKAVATEFNIPFLTEMDGSDEVIKLPNNKSDLKKLLRFLDEDYYKSPLSNTAFVTNSKRAVNA; encoded by the coding sequence ATGTCGTTAAATCTATTTGCACTTACGAGCAACCCCTCAAAAAGAATTGTAAAATTTGAATTATCTAGTGAAGTACAAACTGAACTAACAACTTATCTTACATCTCAGGAAACGACATTCGATCAAGCCGAAGAAGAGATCGAGTTTGATGGCAAATATAAACCTGACAACGGAGAGATTCTTTTTATTAACGATTATGATGATATTGACAACTTGTCATCAGCGGTCGAAAACCCATTGAGTGCAGAGGTAGTTGATCCAACAGAAGAATTTTTTACAGAAATAAAAGCTCTCTTTACAGGATATACAACAGACACTGGTAACGTAAAAATTCTACTTCAAAACTTCGACCGTAGAAGAATAATCTCAACAAACGGCCTTTCTATTTTCCATTCTTCTAATGTTTATAAGAAAATAGAAGGCATTGGATTGACTATCGACCATAAACTTACAGCAACATTAGAGAATGGAAAGCTAAGGTTCTTCAACTTTCATAATACCCGACAGATGTTTGATTTGAGTGAATATTACAAGGTCGCAACTGATGATGATGTGATCGAATTTTCAAATCTCGATATAATAAAATCTGAAAACACTGAAAAACTCATTGAAATGTCAGATTCTTGGGTAAGAAGAAAAATCTCCCTCATTCATCAAAGTGGCATTTTGCAAAATGTGCCGATTAACGAAATGAAAGCGGTGGCAACGGAGTTTAACATACCATTTTTAACAGAAATGGACGGCTCTGATGAAGTTATAAAGCTACCCAATAATAAATCTGATCTCAAAAAACTGCTACGCTTCCTTGATGAAGACTATTATAAGTCACCACTCTCAAACACTGCCTTTGTGACTAACTCAAAGAGAGCAGTCAATGCCTAA
- a CDS encoding thiol-disulfide oxidoreductase DCC family protein — translation MSRLTLFYDGHCPLCVREMKHLTRLDSARRIQLVDIQSDDFSQHWPQVNKAEASSILLAVQDNGEWLRGLDVTHRAWQLVGKGYWIAPLRWPVIRLFADQAYLWFARNRYRISGWLTGQQRCEACAINGCDIADKTQGK, via the coding sequence ATGTCCAGACTGACTCTGTTTTACGACGGCCACTGCCCGCTCTGTGTACGCGAAATGAAGCATCTTACCCGGCTGGACAGCGCCAGACGGATACAACTGGTCGATATCCAGAGTGATGATTTCAGCCAGCATTGGCCACAGGTAAATAAAGCCGAAGCCAGCAGCATCCTGCTGGCCGTGCAGGATAACGGCGAATGGCTGCGCGGCCTCGATGTGACTCACCGCGCCTGGCAACTGGTTGGCAAGGGCTATTGGATCGCCCCTTTACGCTGGCCGGTTATCCGTTTATTCGCCGATCAGGCGTATCTGTGGTTTGCGCGCAACCGTTACCGCATATCCGGCTGGCTGACCGGCCAGCAGCGGTGTGAGGCCTGTGCGATTAATGGCTGTGATATTGCGGATAAAACGCAGGGCAAGTGA
- a CDS encoding porin family protein yields the protein MMYSDDNTMKGRYSTGLMFLLLSLLFVPAAAQAWQPQGYAALALGLSTQSIPEERTDDGESDTLLTDLVYARGGIEWIPGVSTGLGLWLWGDKNINENAESPQFDGISAGWDVTLRLPLANGVGPWVRYGRHCWSTAVNGVLEPWSDDGCSSMRSAGFNFPLPNQHDVVLFAEYSTTEFNDIDADSVIAGVRAHF from the coding sequence ATGATGTATTCCGATGACAACACGATGAAAGGCCGGTACAGCACAGGCCTGATGTTCCTGCTGCTGAGCCTGCTGTTCGTGCCAGCGGCGGCACAGGCCTGGCAGCCGCAGGGCTATGCCGCACTGGCGCTGGGGCTGAGTACCCAGAGTATTCCGGAAGAGCGTACCGATGATGGTGAGTCTGATACCCTGCTGACCGATCTGGTATATGCCAGAGGCGGCATTGAATGGATTCCGGGAGTCAGCACCGGTCTGGGTTTATGGCTGTGGGGCGATAAAAACATTAACGAGAATGCCGAAAGCCCACAGTTCGACGGTATCAGCGCCGGTTGGGATGTTACCCTGCGTTTACCGCTGGCCAATGGCGTCGGCCCCTGGGTGCGTTATGGTCGCCATTGCTGGAGCACGGCGGTGAACGGTGTGCTGGAGCCCTGGTCTGACGATGGCTGCTCTTCCATGCGCAGCGCTGGTTTTAATTTTCCGCTGCCCAACCAGCACGACGTGGTGTTGTTCGCCGAATATTCCACCACCGAATTCAACGATATTGACGCTGACAGTGTTATTGCCGGCGTACGTGCACATTTTTAA
- a CDS encoding AMP-binding protein: MHTMSYDAFVSGFSVDSLKQQFCADFDQGLNVCTEICDRHAGDPARVALRYERIDGSAGELTFAELQQRAARFAGFLKAQGIGPGDRVACLLPRTPELLICVLGTLKAGAVYQPLFTAFGSGAIEYRLEQAQSKLIITNPEQWPKLADVKGLPPSMLVADSADVVKGVDSVTGKPDFLFEAELAKQSDSFEPVLIGAGDPMLQMFTSGTTGKAKGLVVPARALMAFHMYMKYAVGLRADDKFWNVADPGWAYGLYYGIVAPLQLGATIHFNEAGFTADNTFEFLRKYAITNLAAAPTAYRLLKANDDLLKNYPEINLRVASSAGEPLNPEIVSWAQRMLNCRVCDQYGQTETGMTSANFHEFDHMHRDASMGYQIPGYRLVALDPYGKEVAPGETGELAVDMDNSPLFFFQGYMGDAKKPYKGQYYLTGDVVVSNGDGSHSYTGRDDDIIASAGYRIGPAEVESALLEHPAVIESAVVGKPDAERGAIVKAYVVLRPEYFSDEALAKELQQHVRKCLSTHSFPREIEFVAELPKTSSGKIQRFMLRKQAEDEAKQPVAG; this comes from the coding sequence ATGCACACTATGAGCTACGACGCCTTCGTCAGCGGTTTTTCTGTCGATTCTCTCAAACAGCAGTTCTGTGCTGACTTCGACCAAGGTCTTAATGTCTGCACCGAAATCTGCGATCGCCATGCCGGAGATCCAGCCCGGGTTGCCCTGCGTTACGAGCGCATCGATGGCTCTGCCGGTGAACTAACCTTTGCCGAACTGCAGCAACGTGCAGCGCGCTTTGCCGGTTTTCTTAAAGCTCAGGGCATTGGCCCCGGCGACCGCGTGGCCTGTCTGCTGCCACGGACCCCGGAATTACTCATTTGTGTACTCGGTACTCTGAAAGCCGGTGCAGTATACCAGCCATTGTTTACCGCGTTTGGTTCCGGCGCTATCGAATACCGTCTTGAGCAGGCGCAAAGTAAGCTGATTATTACCAATCCGGAGCAATGGCCCAAGCTGGCCGATGTTAAAGGCTTGCCACCGAGCATGCTGGTCGCGGATTCCGCCGATGTTGTGAAAGGTGTGGATAGTGTGACAGGTAAGCCGGATTTTCTGTTTGAAGCCGAGCTGGCCAAACAGTCAGACAGCTTTGAGCCGGTTTTAATTGGTGCCGGTGATCCGATGCTGCAGATGTTTACCTCCGGCACCACCGGCAAAGCCAAAGGTCTGGTGGTTCCGGCACGGGCATTAATGGCCTTTCATATGTATATGAAATACGCCGTGGGTTTGCGTGCCGACGATAAATTCTGGAACGTCGCCGATCCGGGCTGGGCTTATGGTTTGTATTACGGCATTGTGGCGCCTTTGCAGTTGGGTGCGACCATTCATTTTAATGAAGCCGGTTTTACCGCCGACAATACCTTTGAATTTTTACGTAAATACGCCATTACCAATCTGGCGGCGGCGCCAACGGCGTATCGCTTATTAAAAGCCAATGATGATTTATTAAAAAACTATCCGGAAATAAATCTGCGCGTAGCCAGCAGTGCCGGTGAACCGCTGAATCCGGAAATTGTCAGCTGGGCACAGCGTATGCTGAATTGCCGTGTGTGTGATCAGTATGGCCAAACAGAAACCGGTATGACCTCGGCGAATTTCCACGAGTTTGATCATATGCACCGTGATGCCAGCATGGGCTATCAGATTCCCGGCTATCGCCTGGTTGCGCTTGATCCTTATGGTAAAGAAGTGGCACCTGGCGAAACCGGCGAGCTGGCGGTGGATATGGATAACTCGCCGCTGTTCTTTTTTCAGGGTTATATGGGCGATGCGAAAAAACCATATAAAGGCCAGTATTATCTGACCGGCGATGTGGTGGTCAGCAATGGCGACGGCTCGCATTCTTACACCGGCCGCGACGACGATATTATTGCCTCCGCCGGTTACCGTATCGGCCCGGCCGAAGTTGAAAGTGCGTTGCTCGAACATCCGGCAGTGATTGAAAGCGCGGTGGTGGGTAAACCCGACGCCGAGCGTGGTGCCATTGTGAAAGCCTATGTGGTGTTACGCCCGGAATATTTCAGCGATGAGGCGCTGGCGAAGGAATTACAGCAGCATGTGCGTAAATGCCTGTCGACCCATTCTTTTCCGCGTGAGATTGAATTTGTTGCTGAGCTGCCGAAAACCTCCAGCGGAAAAATTCAGCGTTTTATGCTGCGTAAGCAGGCGGAGGATGAGGCTAAGCAGCCTGTTGCGGGATGA